One Solibacillus isronensis genomic region harbors:
- a CDS encoding Fe-S-cluster redox enzyme, whose protein sequence is MEGSLLLLSFDEQLFQQTNGQIGEKLEQALEEKFLFVKQTAIWGAPIQSNEFLLEQERAEKFCFQLIKNYWGRLELFINNSVNETNTVNEKMEQFFAKQQNRKVLFSFLHTQGEVTFDQLIEYIFSKPVPVTHIQTELKKIYVYKVNNLFLVQPIYSTNEKYWNIIGAKKIYSLFLQVPLMKITRPVDIMKDFKALLAGQLTANRIATIIHKLVQKIDYENPKSDEVKQLHLLNVRTHFTSGRRHMLKLRKCIQALLENWSTGKFALNTKEQTLLGYMLFQEAVYKRDYRSILLQGMYLIEEERINNHAIELVVEYADVLSSMNPQPDTLVKDYRKNYLEHVFYELINSVVKEEQFELGIELLKNYELASCAAIFQLLHADETEMILHMIEATVQRDIALFVDGSPQNIRESIIIWQQQYLNKNSDYFCIAEMTSQHICNLLKILFWAEEDLIVEKLLAVYKKYLLIPHHFQYLRQFIERRVVLC, encoded by the coding sequence ATGGAGGGATCTTTGTTGTTGCTTTCATTTGATGAGCAGCTCTTTCAACAGACGAATGGACAAATAGGGGAAAAGCTAGAGCAAGCTTTGGAAGAAAAGTTTCTATTTGTAAAACAAACTGCGATTTGGGGCGCACCTATACAAAGCAATGAATTTTTGTTGGAGCAGGAGCGTGCAGAGAAGTTTTGCTTTCAGTTAATCAAAAACTATTGGGGAAGATTAGAATTATTTATTAATAATTCAGTTAATGAGACGAATACAGTGAATGAAAAAATGGAGCAGTTTTTTGCCAAGCAGCAAAACAGAAAAGTGTTATTTTCATTTTTACATACACAGGGGGAAGTGACATTTGACCAGCTGATTGAATATATTTTTTCAAAGCCGGTCCCAGTAACACATATACAAACAGAGCTTAAGAAGATTTATGTGTACAAAGTGAACAATCTTTTTTTGGTGCAGCCAATTTACAGTACAAATGAGAAGTACTGGAACATAATTGGGGCAAAAAAGATTTATTCACTGTTTTTACAGGTCCCTTTAATGAAGATTACGAGACCTGTTGATATAATGAAAGATTTTAAAGCTTTGCTAGCCGGTCAATTGACGGCAAATCGGATTGCGACAATCATCCATAAGCTCGTACAAAAGATTGATTATGAAAATCCTAAATCAGATGAAGTAAAGCAGCTGCACCTATTAAATGTCCGCACACATTTTACAAGCGGGCGACGCCATATGCTAAAGCTTCGAAAATGCATTCAGGCATTACTCGAAAATTGGTCTACCGGAAAGTTTGCATTGAATACGAAAGAGCAAACATTGCTTGGCTATATGTTGTTCCAGGAAGCGGTTTATAAAAGAGATTATCGGAGTATTTTACTTCAAGGAATGTATTTAATTGAGGAAGAGCGGATAAATAATCATGCGATTGAACTTGTTGTTGAATATGCGGATGTATTGAGCAGCATGAACCCGCAGCCCGATACACTTGTGAAAGATTACCGGAAAAACTACTTGGAGCATGTCTTTTATGAACTGATTAATAGTGTTGTTAAAGAAGAGCAGTTTGAGCTTGGGATAGAGCTGTTGAAAAATTATGAGCTTGCGTCATGTGCAGCCATATTTCAGCTCCTTCATGCCGATGAAACGGAAATGATTCTGCATATGATCGAGGCAACTGTTCAACGCGATATTGCACTATTCGTTGATGGTTCTCCACAAAATATCCGGGAATCGATCATTATTTGGCAACAGCAATATTTAAACAAAAACAGCGATTATTTTTGTATAGCAGAAATGACATCACAGCATATTTGCAATTTGTTGAAAATACTATTTTGGGCAGAAGAAGACCTGATAGTGGAGAAACTATTGGCAGTCTATAAGAAATATTTGCTCATACCGCATCATTTCCAATATTTGCGCCAGTTTATTGAGCGCCGTGTTGTACTATGCTAA
- a CDS encoding SDR family oxidoreductase, with amino-acid sequence MNRFEGKVIIVTGAGSGLGQAATLQLAKEGAKLVLVDLNQAGLDETKKKVLEVAPNAETLLVTANVATESEVENFVNQTVEKFSKIDGFFNNAGIEGKQNLTGDYGIEEFHKVISVNLNGVFYGMKYVLKVMKEQGYGSIVNTASVGGIRGVGNQSGYAASKHGVVGLTRNSAIEYGQYGISIKAIAPGAIMTPMVEGSLRQMGGDNWEEVGKEFVKPNPMRRFGKPEEVGYLVAFLLSNEADFINAAVIPIDGGQSYKY; translated from the coding sequence ATGAATCGTTTTGAAGGAAAAGTTATAATTGTTACCGGTGCAGGTTCTGGATTAGGACAAGCTGCCACATTGCAGCTTGCAAAGGAAGGCGCAAAGCTTGTACTCGTTGATTTAAATCAGGCAGGACTGGATGAAACGAAGAAAAAAGTGCTTGAAGTAGCACCAAATGCTGAAACATTGTTAGTGACAGCAAACGTAGCTACAGAAAGTGAAGTTGAAAATTTTGTGAATCAAACGGTTGAGAAATTCAGCAAAATTGATGGTTTCTTTAACAATGCGGGAATTGAAGGGAAACAAAACTTAACTGGAGATTACGGTATTGAGGAATTTCATAAAGTCATATCCGTCAATTTGAACGGTGTCTTCTATGGTATGAAATATGTGCTGAAAGTGATGAAGGAGCAAGGATACGGCTCGATTGTCAATACAGCTTCGGTTGGCGGAATCCGCGGTGTCGGAAACCAGTCAGGCTATGCGGCTAGTAAACATGGTGTTGTCGGGTTAACGCGTAACTCGGCGATTGAATACGGCCAATACGGAATTTCGATTAAAGCAATTGCCCCGGGTGCGATTATGACGCCAATGGTAGAAGGATCACTGCGCCAAATGGGTGGCGATAACTGGGAGGAAGTCGGCAAGGAGTTTGTAAAGCCAAATCCGATGAGACGTTTCGGTAAGCCGGAAGAAGTCGGTTATTTAGTAGCATTCCTGCTATCTAACGAAGCGGACTTCATTAACGCAGCGGTTATTCCAATCGACGGCGGGCAGTCCTATAAATATTAA
- a CDS encoding arsenic transporter: MWDSSLIMMLIIFTFTIVFMLWRPMNVNETVPTTIGAAIVLILGIVSWTDILDIMGIVSGPSLTILSTIMMTIVLESIGFFKWIAFNIVNRSKGSGIRLYIYTNLLCFLMTMLFNNDGSILITTPIIIRIVQLLKFKPHQMYPYLISGALIATAASAPIAVSNISNLIALKIVGLTLNDYVLMMFIPSMIGIFVIAWLLFLYFKKDIPKVSTMIPFKRAHLHSTQLYTHPLDPAGNPEDIDWKMFKVCLLIIITTRIAFFALTPFGISLEFIGLFGAAILIIYRWIRIRIGIKDVIRNTPWQIFLFAFNMYVLVYGLKNVGLNDFIVSSLREFIAQDALQATIIMGMLTTVLSNLVNNLPAVMFSTMAIVDMGLDPLIVQIAYLASVIGSDIGALLTPIGTLATLIWMFELKKYGVKMTWRKYLKVTFLVIPIGLFVSLFSLYLWIMLFVQ, from the coding sequence ATGTGGGATAGCTCGCTCATCATGATGCTTATTATCTTTACATTCACGATTGTCTTTATGCTTTGGAGACCTATGAATGTTAATGAAACGGTCCCAACAACTATCGGGGCGGCAATTGTGTTAATCCTGGGTATTGTATCGTGGACTGACATTCTTGATATCATGGGCATCGTCAGTGGACCTTCACTTACAATCCTTTCGACCATTATGATGACGATTGTTTTGGAAAGTATCGGCTTTTTCAAGTGGATTGCATTCAACATTGTCAACAGGTCTAAAGGATCTGGTATTAGGCTTTATATTTATACAAATTTGCTCTGCTTTTTAATGACAATGCTATTTAATAATGATGGCAGTATTTTGATTACTACACCAATCATCATTCGTATAGTCCAACTACTCAAATTTAAACCGCATCAAATGTATCCATACTTAATTTCAGGTGCTCTAATTGCTACAGCTGCCAGTGCCCCCATTGCAGTTAGTAATATTTCGAACTTAATTGCACTGAAAATTGTTGGCCTCACTTTAAATGACTATGTACTCATGATGTTTATCCCGTCGATGATTGGTATTTTTGTTATCGCCTGGCTGCTTTTTTTATATTTCAAAAAGGATATACCGAAAGTTTCTACCATGATTCCCTTTAAACGTGCACACCTCCATTCTACTCAATTATATACACATCCTCTTGATCCGGCAGGTAATCCGGAAGATATCGACTGGAAGATGTTCAAAGTATGCTTACTCATTATAATAACAACTCGAATTGCGTTTTTTGCCCTCACTCCTTTTGGTATCTCGCTTGAATTTATCGGATTATTCGGTGCTGCCATTCTCATTATTTATCGATGGATTCGTATCCGCATTGGAATTAAAGATGTGATAAGAAATACACCATGGCAAATATTTCTATTTGCCTTTAATATGTATGTCCTTGTTTATGGGCTCAAAAATGTCGGTTTAAATGACTTCATTGTATCTTCATTGAGAGAGTTCATAGCTCAGGATGCTTTACAGGCAACAATTATTATGGGAATGCTGACAACTGTGCTTTCAAATTTAGTAAATAATTTACCGGCTGTCATGTTCAGTACAATGGCAATTGTCGATATGGGACTGGATCCTCTAATTGTACAGATTGCATATCTTGCCAGTGTAATCGGAAGCGATATAGGGGCACTATTAACACCAATCGGTACACTTGCCACATTAATTTGGATGTTCGAACTTAAAAAGTATGGTGTGAAAATGACTTGGCGGAAATATTTGAAAGTAACATTCCTTGTCATTCCAATTGGATTGTTTGTCAGTTTATTTAGTTTATATTTATGGATTATGTTGTTTGTTCAGTAG
- a CDS encoding CaiB/BaiF CoA transferase family protein, translating into MTILNGLKVLDFSSLLPGPLASMMFADLGADVIHVESERRVDLMRIMPPYDEDKESYFHQHLNRSKKSLQLNLKSAESIEIIKKLIQDYDIVIEGFRPGVMKRLGIDYETLREYNPRLIYCAITGYGQTGPYATRPGHDNNYLSIGGVLNHSRLKDKKPVAMGIQIADIAGGTMHAAIGILAAALNREKTGEGKFIDVSMTDAMFSMNALYGTQYLGSGRPPQPEDEILNGGTFYDYYRTKDGRYFSVGSLEPQFRKLLCEALGIPELIDSTFNDSYYTQQRFKEAVTDAFCSKTFDQWLEIFNEDFHGCVEPVLTFDEACEHPQIKARNMLVDVQKPDGSSQRQIGTALKISGAEPTYKHVGAKIGEHTEEILTAYGYTKEQIEQLTNDGVLQ; encoded by the coding sequence ATGACTATTTTAAATGGGTTAAAAGTTTTGGATTTTTCTTCTCTATTGCCTGGACCGCTTGCGTCCATGATGTTTGCGGATCTCGGGGCAGATGTGATTCATGTGGAGTCAGAGCGCCGTGTTGATTTAATGCGGATTATGCCGCCGTATGATGAGGACAAGGAATCTTACTTCCATCAGCATTTAAACCGTTCAAAAAAATCTTTGCAGCTAAATTTAAAGTCTGCGGAGAGCATTGAAATTATTAAAAAGCTTATACAAGATTACGACATTGTCATTGAAGGGTTCCGTCCTGGTGTGATGAAGCGCCTAGGAATCGACTATGAAACATTGCGCGAATACAATCCGCGCCTCATTTACTGTGCAATTACAGGCTATGGGCAAACCGGACCATATGCAACGCGGCCAGGCCATGATAATAACTACTTATCAATTGGCGGAGTGCTCAATCATTCCCGTTTAAAGGATAAAAAACCTGTGGCTATGGGCATTCAAATAGCGGATATTGCAGGCGGGACAATGCATGCTGCTATCGGAATTTTAGCGGCTGCTCTTAACCGTGAAAAAACCGGTGAAGGGAAATTTATCGATGTTTCGATGACCGATGCGATGTTTTCGATGAATGCTTTATATGGGACGCAATATCTCGGAAGCGGCCGTCCACCTCAGCCGGAAGATGAAATTTTAAATGGTGGAACATTTTATGATTACTACCGGACGAAAGACGGTCGTTACTTTTCAGTCGGTAGCCTGGAGCCACAATTCCGCAAACTCCTATGTGAAGCGCTTGGCATTCCGGAACTGATCGACAGCACATTTAATGACTCCTACTATACACAGCAACGTTTTAAAGAAGCAGTTACTGATGCATTTTGCTCGAAAACATTTGATCAATGGCTTGAAATTTTCAATGAAGATTTCCATGGATGTGTGGAGCCGGTTCTTACATTTGACGAAGCTTGCGAACACCCGCAAATCAAAGCACGGAATATGCTTGTAGATGTTCAGAAACCGGACGGATCCTCGCAGCGCCAAATTGGAACAGCCTTGAAAATAAGCGGTGCTGAACCGACTTACAAACATGTCGGGGCAAAAATAGGTGAACATACCGAGGAAATTTTAACTGCTTACGGCTATACAAAAGAGCAAATTGAACAGCTAACAAACGATGGCGTATTACAATAA
- a CDS encoding S-layer homology domain-containing protein, which translates to MDSKKAQKLSKAAVATVLATSGVLVAMPHQANAYSFSDLNPNADYYEPIIDLANRKIATGYSNGTFKPNAAITREDAAKMLALTIDVNITNPKNPGFKDVTVNNPNYRYIAALAEAGVINGYSDKTFKPKEPITRGQMAKIITLGFKFGISTKLNHGFKDVSNKNANAHFIQTLYDLNVTKGKTPVSFDPFNTVTRGQMATFIWRAEKADRGNPVYTVGDIVGNQIYINGVAYTVASHLRSIINAGNQNVLKGAYIEGSYSGKTLQNISKLTINASGTSSRLLALDGGYSSFAGELVVHGSYVRFKNINFTGRVEVAEAPRRSLGALENVRIASIGNFASFIDWGTPTDPKNEDFLNPSENENLQNKPDPTKPEHLQKYTERMANVKKYVDFENADIRQLYVTADRTFLKANYDIDRLTVQGNVANVELYASPNAMYIDTDYNVSIYGVHDIQYMYKNTLKNVHLNTDSTYDYYYITSSNGFTNLGTHAYISKAIIPNNKTVNDVFDDYKTDDPNIGYVEDENGKAVDRDPVENTIVTDVTSPTITQLDVAAGGSTADVTLTADEDGTYYYVIKKANEKAPTISEIKTGGTKYNGNGPLVMDEPVKFTVSGLETMTDYVIYAIVIDDADNVSEKEEQEFSTIDNRPPTFRLDKGKTMYGGKRVQFVIKGITEPGEYYYYIREKSPVTMPDPTVDEIMKRYTGKGTITKPDDIVITETKYGATPAIGDIKPNTEYEIYAVMVDKSGNKMRNPAPKITLKTEAPDTTYPYVINSELMPASSSNSNEGYFYISVSEELDKASAENVNNYVLSGTGIVNITGQKEIKPSEVVYLNKRIRIKIPSVTALVNGDTIRATILPGVKDLAENEFESALTAPGGNPPRNYAVYNHTDALAPKLKIDKVEASPTDNKFLIDVTTNKAGTYYYMILEKGYFDKNSNITPRDFVDEFDSGTVTGAFQSNGLNDYLAKGSGPAEVGKIKLPPISRPSGVSEFKDYAIYILLKDRSGKISVWDQKTLITDTKPPLTSNYKVQPPVTGDDSYKNKTALITFNADESGTIHVAAIPKYKKDLPPNNNNYIWNKDSSGESYFNTGSGKLDTVRRDINIIDDINTYNNAARLQYFEDFGSKAGKYISKEYEVGNPTVTIENLDPHMEYNFLIGVEDAYGNFTVRKVDEDKPLTSSDQPNGELIVENFYTDGVKPHIIDSTRNDVVKPIDQEYVLAENEALIYREKLDSSDADQLKFTITFNETIMRQNTVNNFNKSSLNSSNWKGILNITGDGISEADFDFVSYTEGTPATTNQSALVIKAKDVTTANKTITVTMDDSVDVYDYKGHNRFDISKIGKYIYPTEALAVNIKEVTNYGKYFVQIRVESSIPVKNGQRFYYAVMNSNASTPPTFEDARRAAQRGTKITGMTIAGTNIMDEARDGSRIWDLTLPSNTTNVFGGGQKIYFFTVDNFGNIIQAKNSDGTADHVVIPTNVTTPAPKPIED; encoded by the coding sequence ATGGACTCGAAAAAAGCACAAAAACTTTCAAAGGCAGCGGTTGCAACGGTTTTGGCGACAAGTGGTGTGCTAGTCGCAATGCCCCACCAGGCAAATGCCTATTCTTTCAGTGATTTAAATCCAAATGCGGATTATTATGAACCGATTATTGATTTAGCCAACCGTAAAATTGCAACAGGCTATTCAAACGGTACATTTAAACCAAATGCAGCAATTACTCGTGAAGATGCCGCAAAAATGCTGGCACTGACGATTGATGTAAATATAACAAATCCAAAAAACCCCGGCTTTAAAGACGTGACGGTGAATAACCCGAACTACCGTTACATCGCCGCATTGGCAGAGGCGGGTGTCATTAATGGCTATTCAGATAAAACCTTTAAACCAAAAGAGCCGATTACACGCGGACAAATGGCAAAAATTATAACGCTTGGCTTCAAGTTTGGCATTTCTACAAAACTTAATCACGGTTTCAAGGACGTTTCAAATAAAAATGCCAATGCGCATTTCATACAGACACTTTACGATCTGAATGTTACAAAAGGAAAAACACCTGTTTCATTTGATCCTTTTAATACCGTAACACGCGGGCAGATGGCGACATTTATTTGGCGTGCAGAAAAAGCGGACCGCGGCAATCCTGTTTATACAGTCGGGGATATTGTAGGGAATCAAATATACATAAACGGTGTCGCGTACACGGTGGCATCCCATTTACGCAGTATTATTAATGCGGGAAATCAAAATGTATTAAAAGGTGCTTACATTGAAGGAAGCTATTCAGGAAAGACCCTTCAAAACATTTCGAAGCTGACGATCAATGCGAGCGGAACTTCCTCACGTTTACTGGCGCTTGATGGGGGCTATTCTTCGTTTGCAGGGGAGCTTGTCGTTCATGGAAGCTATGTGCGCTTCAAAAATATTAATTTTACCGGACGTGTAGAAGTTGCGGAAGCACCAAGACGTTCGCTTGGTGCACTAGAGAATGTGCGTATTGCAAGTATAGGAAACTTCGCATCGTTTATCGATTGGGGAACACCTACAGATCCGAAAAATGAAGATTTCCTCAACCCTAGTGAAAACGAGAATTTACAGAACAAGCCGGACCCGACAAAACCGGAGCACCTGCAAAAATACACAGAACGTATGGCAAACGTTAAGAAGTACGTGGACTTTGAAAACGCGGATATTCGTCAATTGTATGTAACTGCTGACCGTACATTTTTAAAGGCTAACTATGATATCGACCGCCTGACAGTACAAGGAAATGTAGCAAATGTGGAACTGTATGCAAGCCCGAACGCGATGTATATCGATACGGACTACAATGTTTCTATTTATGGCGTTCATGATATTCAATACATGTATAAAAACACATTGAAAAATGTGCACCTGAATACAGACAGCACATATGATTATTATTACATTACATCAAGCAACGGCTTTACGAATCTTGGCACACATGCCTATATTTCTAAAGCGATCATTCCGAACAATAAAACCGTAAATGATGTGTTTGACGATTATAAAACGGATGACCCGAACATTGGCTATGTAGAGGATGAAAACGGAAAAGCGGTTGATCGTGATCCGGTGGAAAATACCATTGTTACTGACGTTACGTCTCCAACCATTACACAACTGGATGTGGCAGCCGGCGGATCAACAGCCGATGTGACATTAACAGCCGATGAAGATGGAACGTACTACTATGTCATTAAAAAGGCCAATGAAAAAGCGCCAACAATCAGCGAGATTAAAACAGGTGGTACAAAATACAACGGAAATGGGCCCCTCGTAATGGACGAGCCTGTGAAATTTACGGTATCCGGCCTGGAAACGATGACGGACTATGTGATTTATGCGATTGTCATTGATGATGCGGACAATGTTTCGGAGAAGGAGGAACAGGAATTCTCGACAATCGATAACCGACCACCGACATTCCGCCTCGATAAAGGCAAAACGATGTACGGCGGAAAGCGCGTGCAATTTGTCATTAAGGGAATTACCGAGCCGGGCGAATACTACTATTATATTCGTGAAAAGTCTCCAGTTACGATGCCGGATCCGACTGTCGATGAAATTATGAAGCGCTATACAGGAAAAGGGACTATTACAAAACCTGATGATATCGTCATTACCGAAACTAAATATGGTGCAACTCCGGCGATTGGTGATATTAAGCCAAATACAGAGTATGAAATTTATGCGGTGATGGTTGATAAATCGGGCAATAAAATGCGCAACCCTGCACCGAAGATTACGTTGAAGACAGAAGCACCGGATACGACTTATCCGTATGTTATTAATTCAGAATTAATGCCTGCAAGTTCATCTAATTCAAATGAAGGTTATTTTTACATTTCAGTCAGTGAAGAGTTAGATAAAGCAAGTGCTGAAAATGTTAATAACTACGTATTATCAGGAACCGGTATTGTCAACATTACAGGTCAAAAGGAAATCAAACCAAGTGAAGTAGTTTACTTGAATAAACGTATTCGTATTAAAATTCCATCTGTTACAGCGTTAGTAAATGGGGATACAATTCGTGCGACGATATTGCCAGGAGTAAAAGACTTAGCGGAAAATGAATTTGAAAGTGCACTAACAGCTCCAGGAGGAAACCCGCCACGTAACTATGCGGTTTATAACCATACTGACGCATTAGCGCCAAAATTAAAGATCGATAAAGTTGAAGCTTCACCAACAGACAACAAATTTTTAATTGATGTAACGACTAATAAAGCTGGTACTTACTATTACATGATATTAGAGAAGGGATATTTTGATAAAAATTCTAATATTACACCACGCGATTTTGTCGATGAGTTTGATTCTGGAACAGTAACAGGGGCATTTCAATCAAATGGCTTAAATGATTATTTAGCTAAAGGTTCAGGACCGGCAGAAGTAGGTAAAATTAAGTTACCGCCTATTTCAAGACCAAGTGGAGTTAGTGAATTTAAAGATTACGCCATTTATATTTTGCTGAAGGATCGTTCAGGAAAAATCTCAGTATGGGATCAAAAGACATTAATTACTGATACGAAACCACCTTTAACATCGAATTATAAAGTTCAACCACCTGTGACAGGTGATGATAGTTATAAAAATAAAACAGCTTTAATAACATTTAATGCTGATGAAAGCGGTACAATTCATGTTGCTGCAATTCCAAAATATAAGAAGGATTTGCCGCCAAATAACAACAATTATATTTGGAATAAAGACTCTTCTGGAGAAAGTTATTTCAATACGGGTAGTGGCAAACTAGATACGGTACGTAGAGATATAAATATTATTGATGATATTAATACTTATAATAATGCTGCACGTTTGCAGTACTTTGAAGATTTTGGAAGTAAAGCAGGAAAATATATTTCGAAAGAATATGAGGTTGGAAACCCTACAGTAACAATTGAAAACCTTGACCCGCATATGGAATACAATTTTTTAATCGGTGTGGAAGATGCATACGGAAACTTTACTGTTCGAAAAGTAGATGAGGACAAACCGTTAACCTCTTCAGATCAACCAAATGGCGAACTAATTGTTGAGAATTTTTATACAGATGGTGTGAAACCGCATATTATTGATTCTACTCGAAATGATGTGGTTAAACCGATCGATCAAGAGTATGTTTTAGCGGAGAACGAAGCGTTAATTTATAGAGAAAAGTTAGATTCGAGTGATGCTGATCAATTGAAATTTACTATTACATTCAATGAAACAATAATGCGCCAAAATACGGTAAATAATTTTAATAAGAGTAGTTTAAATTCTTCCAACTGGAAAGGAATTTTAAATATTACAGGAGACGGTATATCAGAAGCTGATTTTGATTTTGTTTCTTATACTGAAGGAACTCCAGCTACAACAAATCAATCTGCTTTAGTAATTAAAGCAAAAGATGTTACAACTGCTAATAAAACAATAACAGTTACAATGGATGACTCGGTTGATGTATATGATTATAAAGGACATAATCGATTCGATATTTCCAAGATTGGTAAGTATATTTACCCGACTGAAGCACTTGCAGTTAATATTAAAGAAGTCACGAACTATGGAAAATACTTTGTTCAAATTAGAGTAGAATCAAGTATCCCAGTTAAAAATGGACAACGCTTCTATTATGCAGTAATGAATAGTAATGCATCTACTCCACCAACCTTTGAAGATGCAAGAAGAGCTGCACAACGTGGTACAAAAATAACAGGTATGACTATAGCTGGAACAAATATTATGGACGAAGCTCGTGACGGAAGCAGAATTTGGGATTTAACATTACCTTCCAATACAACAAATGTATTTGGTGGCGGACAAAAAATCTACTTCTTTACTGTCGATAACTTTGGTAATATAATTCAGGCGAAAAATTCAGACGGTACTGCAGATCATGTTGTTATTCCAACAAATGTGACTACACCCGCACCAAAACCTATTGAGGATTAA
- a CDS encoding YbgA family protein, producing MNQKKTEILWREEKYNVMFYSQNHYNVIRQAMKNKASYEEISALIEQALSLTPTKGSMRNACQHMWGYFKKVATEEEKKQYEQLIQTTNFSELLTFLKGLAEKYEVTYLLESRVLKR from the coding sequence ATGAATCAAAAAAAGACGGAAATCCTTTGGCGTGAGGAAAAATACAATGTGATGTTTTATAGCCAAAATCATTACAATGTAATTCGTCAGGCGATGAAAAATAAAGCCTCTTATGAAGAAATTTCAGCGCTGATCGAACAGGCATTAAGCTTAACACCAACAAAAGGCAGCATGCGCAATGCTTGCCAACATATGTGGGGTTATTTTAAAAAGGTTGCAACCGAAGAAGAGAAAAAACAGTATGAACAATTGATACAAACAACAAACTTCAGTGAACTATTAACCTTTTTAAAAGGACTGGCTGAGAAATACGAAGTAACGTATTTATTGGAAAGTCGGGTATTGAAGCGTTAA
- a CDS encoding acetamidase/formamidase family protein: MQAAETIFVNEFTDGVLNPNAPMLGPLKDGGTIIANTAPGCWGPMITPTIRGGHEVTKPVYVEGAEVGDAIVIQIKSIQVTSIATSSGTDEAQNERFIGDPFVKVKCPGCGKLHPPTIVQGIGQESVKCMTCGTDTTPFKISNGYTMAFNSKGNVGLTVGKEAARRIAQDSKNYMRTPENSIQNPITSFAPSDLIGVLARMRPFVGQLGTTPSKAMPDSHNAGDFGTFLIGAPHEFTMTEDELNIHRTDGHMDINRVREGAVVICPVKVPGGGVYVGDMHAMQGDGEIAGHTTDVSGIVQLQVSVLKKVNLDGPILLPNVEDLPYTAKPFTKEEKRIARDLAEEFGVKQVEESFPLSIVGTGINLNVATENALERTAKLFELTVEEVRNRATITGGIEIGRHPGVVTATVQMPKTLLKKARLFKTVKRQYD, encoded by the coding sequence ATTCAGGCTGCCGAAACAATTTTCGTCAATGAATTTACAGATGGTGTGTTAAATCCGAATGCACCAATGTTAGGACCTTTAAAAGATGGGGGTACAATCATTGCCAATACAGCACCTGGTTGTTGGGGCCCAATGATTACACCGACGATTCGCGGGGGGCACGAAGTAACAAAGCCCGTATATGTGGAAGGGGCGGAAGTCGGGGATGCAATCGTTATTCAAATTAAATCGATTCAAGTTACATCGATTGCGACTTCTTCGGGAACAGACGAAGCACAAAATGAACGCTTTATCGGGGATCCTTTCGTAAAGGTGAAATGTCCGGGGTGCGGGAAGCTACATCCGCCGACAATTGTACAAGGAATCGGTCAGGAGTCGGTAAAATGTATGACATGCGGGACGGATACAACACCATTTAAAATTTCCAACGGCTATACGATGGCATTTAATTCAAAAGGGAATGTCGGATTGACGGTCGGAAAAGAAGCTGCTCGCCGGATTGCCCAAGACAGCAAAAATTATATGAGAACTCCGGAAAATTCGATTCAAAATCCGATTACTTCATTCGCGCCGAGTGACCTGATCGGGGTACTAGCAAGAATGCGTCCGTTTGTTGGACAGCTTGGGACAACGCCGTCAAAAGCGATGCCGGATTCTCATAATGCTGGTGATTTCGGAACATTTCTAATTGGAGCGCCACATGAATTTACAATGACCGAAGACGAGCTGAATATCCACCGTACAGATGGACATATGGATATTAACCGTGTGCGCGAAGGGGCAGTTGTCATTTGTCCTGTAAAGGTTCCTGGTGGGGGTGTATATGTAGGGGATATGCATGCAATGCAGGGCGATGGTGAAATTGCCGGACATACGACTGATGTATCGGGTATTGTACAGCTACAGGTAAGTGTACTGAAAAAAGTAAATTTGGACGGTCCTATCTTGCTGCCGAATGTTGAAGATTTGCCTTATACCGCAAAACCTTTTACGAAAGAAGAAAAGCGCATTGCTCGTGATTTGGCAGAGGAATTTGGTGTGAAGCAGGTTGAGGAAAGTTTCCCGTTATCGATTGTAGGAACAGGGATTAACTTAAATGTGGCTACAGAAAATGCACTCGAGCGCACGGCAAAGTTATTTGAACTGACAGTGGAAGAAGTGAGAAACCGTGCAACCATTACCGGTGGAATTGAAATAGGAAGACATCCGGGTGTTGTGACTGCTACAGTTCAAATGCCAAAAACACTTTTGAAAAAAGCACGACTGTTTAAAACAGTTAAGCGTCAATATGACTGA